The sequence GATAGGAACTGGTATAATTGGCTGCAtgtaacttttttcttttctattctcctGACAAGTGTGAAAGATCACCAGCCTAAATATTCCATCACTGTGTCTCACAACAGTGAGTTAAATATCAGTGAAGGAGACCTGATCCCCTCCCCCACAACACAATACCTTGCACAAAAATACCTTGGCAACGGCGCGTATGGAATGGTCATCCAATGCAGGAATGTGACCACCGGAGAGACGGTGGCTCTAAAAATCATCGAAAGCCTCTGGGACATTGACTATGCACAAGTAGAGGAGGTCATCCTTCAAAACATGAAGAAGCTGAACTCAGACAGGTTCAACATCGTCAGATTGTACGAGTCCTTCTTCTACAAGGAACACTACTGTCTTGTGTTTGAGCTCCTGGATATGGATCTGCAGAAATTCAAACGGATCAGCCCGGGTCAACACCTTCAGCTGAAGCAGATTCGCCccattctgcagcaggtttgttttttaaactcaagcTCTTACACTAACTGCTTTGTAGCGTGAAGGGTAAACTTGGTCGCTAAAAAGTGACTGTTAcagttgttgttgatgaaaTGAACTCTGTAGCTCATGGTCTATTATTATGCTTTTCATGATTTCAGCTAGCTACAGCCTTGGACTTTTTGAACAGCACAGGGATCATTCATGCAGATTTGAAGCCAGATAACATCATGCTGGTGGATCATGTCAGGCAGCCACTGAAAGTTAAAGTTATTGACTTTGGCATATCCTTCGATGATCCTGAGGAAATGCTCGGTCAAAACGTCCAGACCTTGTGGTACAGGTAAGTAGCTGACAGCATATCTGTATACCTGGGACAGCTGTGTTTGCTGTAAATAATTGGACAAGTCGTGTACACTGGCATGTCAGGTTTATATCTCAGAAActgaatatgtttgtgtttcttatccTAAGGGCTCCTGAGATTCTGTATCAAGATCATTTCAGCGGGAAAATCGACGTATGGTCTCTCGGCTGCATTGCTGCTGAGCTGTCGATGGGCAAACCGCTGTTCCGTTCCaaggatgaggatgatttgGTCAGTATCTGCACTTAAAACACACCAATCACGTACAGTTCTGCcttgatgtttgtgtattttcaaatatattcaaTTGATTATTATAGTGAAAGAGTTTCCAGTAGAAGTTCACTGATTTTTACTATTCTACTAATGAGACAAACTTCATTCATATGTGTCAGTAACAGAAGTGAACCTGATGTACATGATCAACAATGTAAACTTGAAGTTAAATA comes from Pleuronectes platessa chromosome 6, fPlePla1.1, whole genome shotgun sequence and encodes:
- the LOC128442064 gene encoding homeodomain-interacting protein kinase 1-like encodes the protein MVIQCRNVTTGETVALKIIESLWDIDYAQVEEVILQNMKKLNSDRFNIVRLYESFFYKEHYCLVFELLDMDLQKFKRISPGQHLQLKQIRPILQQLATALDFLNSTGIIHADLKPDNIMLVDHVRQPLKVKVIDFGISFDDPEEMLGQNVQTLWYR